A genomic region of Acipenser ruthenus chromosome 9, fAciRut3.2 maternal haplotype, whole genome shotgun sequence contains the following coding sequences:
- the LOC117405889 gene encoding cilium assembly protein DZIP1-like isoform X4, translated as MPFYNNVYYPFSSETPGTLSSAGIPSLLNSPQSQYPSSIPSRSAPAPVPAITGMVGGHLPAFKFRARDESVDWRRISVINVDRVASELDINTLQENIMAITFCNMDNERCPYCQNPVDPVLLKLFRLAQFNVEYLLHSQECLTCSLHTAEERITALGQEKEQIRGGMVKQSEEIQSLKEECKRRKKIITTQQTMIQAGVGNYHKCQHCDKAFMNYSFLQSHTQRRHLGEYDIAEKQKKGQTGKLQDEINKLKEQLELTRSQLETEQHAYMEKLSKEHEYQRTKEEEIIKRFEQWKDEEKDKLGGEIGKMREMFIKEFKELSTKNTALENELLEMKKSNVQLKSNIGVLKEDRDTDIKGEKNRYHEDLQSLKELLQKQEEKWTERIQKVHKEHDKEKDQLQSDLQRLQSSLSEDEKVSINFYKKIIEELGQKLKEQNAIICTQKEQIKEHYSKPPARITEYAILTPTPQVPVAKPVTHEQALSEHILEPIEELSEEDKVSDSTNILENETDCNQLLIRALKKNPSLTKELRPILEQTVEDKLETLGLKPGLSSGISSDHLNKIMVTMESQREKKEKKMPDFQNIREHLADKLRIKAQERRATLSSVLQMSTFDHLSSDKQKKSRSNSLPTSQRPQMMSKSNKKVSPQPVFRTKTPAPKTHTPKTPPFSSEEDSEGESFRKPHKEPKVILSNTPVPSSIKTMVKSVESDTDWTEESEIDPKRLQGYKKEATETNLLSTNIQEMIGDIEKQLASRGAKKKPVGGVDALQVPKRKEVIQELKQDFLKETLQALSEAAWRLSLTGVKFQTYNKSRWFICYVRKLILHLHILKSDLAIYKL; from the exons ATG ccATTTTACAACAACGTGTATTATCCGTTTTCATCTGAAACCCCAGGGACTCTGTCATCGGCTGGGATACCTTCCTTACTGAATTCTCCTCAGAGCCAGTATCCCTCCAGCATTCCCTCGCGGTCTGCACCAGCACCAGTGCCTGCAATAACAGGGATGGTTGGGGGCCATTTGCCAGCCTTTAAATTCAGAGCACGTGATGAGAGTGTGGACTGGAGGAGGATCAGTGTCATCAATGTGGACAGAGTGGCCAGCGAACTTGACATCAACACGCTGCAGGAGAACATCATGGCCATCACATTCTGCAACATGGACAACGAAAGGTGTCCTTATTGTCAGAACCCAGTGGATCCAGTACTGCTGAAGCTTTTCAGGCTGGCCCAGTTCAATGTGGAATACCTGCTTCACTCTCAGGAATGTCTCACTTGCAGTCTGCACACTGCAGAGGAGAGGATAACTGCTTTGGGGCAGGAGAAAGAACAGATTAGGGGGGGAATGGTAAAGCAATCAGAGGAGATTCAATCGCTGAAGGAAGAATGCAAACGCAGGAAAAAGATCATCACCACCCAGCAGACAATGATTCAGGCTGGTGTCGGTAATTACCACAAG TGTCAGCATTGTGACAAGGCGTTCATGAACTACTCCTTTCTGCAAAGCCATACGCAACGACGTCACCTAGGAGAATATGATATTG CTGAAAAGCAGAAAAAAGGACAGACTGGTAAACTCCAAGATGAGATCAACAAGCTGAAGGAGCAGTTAGAGCTTACAAGATCCCAGCTAGAAACTGAACAACACGCATACATGGAAAAACTTTCCAAG GAACATGAATATCAGCGGACAAAGGAAGAAGAAATTATAAAGAGATTTGAACAGTGGAAGGATGAAGAAAAAGACAAGCTTGGTGGAGAAATAGGCAAAATGAGAGAGATGTTCATTAAAGAATTCAAGGAGTTGTCTACTAAAAACACTGCTTTAGAAAAT GAACTTTTAGAGATGAAGAAGTCCAATGTACAGTTGAAGTCTAACATTGGAGTTCTAAAGGAAGACAGAGACACTGACATTAAAGGGGAGAAAAATAGGTACCATGAGGATCTTCAAAGTCTTAAAGAGCTGCTTCAAAAACAG GAGGAAAAGTGGACTGAGAGGATACAGAAAGTTCACAAAGAACATGACAAGGAAAAGGATCAG CTTCAGAGTGACCTGCAGAGGCTCCAGTCTTCACTGTCAGAGGATGAAAAAGTCAGCATCAACTTTTACAAGAAAATAATTGAAGAACTGGGCCAGAAGCTGAAGGAACAGAATGCGATAATTTGTACTCAGAAAGAACAG attAAAGAACATTATTCAAAACCACCAGCAAGGATTACAGAATATGCta TACTTACTCCAACACCACAGGTTCCTGTTGCCAAACCAGTGACACATG AGCAAGCATTATCAGAACATATACTGGAACCTATAGAGGAGCTTTCAGAGGAGGATAAAG TTTCAGATTCGACAAACATTTTAGAAAATGAGACTGATTGCAACCAGCTTCTGATTAGGGCCTTGAAGAAAAATCCTTCATTAACCAAGGAATTACGCCCAATCTTAGAGCAGACTGTGGAAGACAAACTGGAAACTCTTGGTCTGAAACCA gGACTCTCCAGTGGCATTTCCAGTGACCACCTTAATAAAATCATGGTTACAATGGAATCAcaaagagaaaagaaagaaaagaaaatgcctgATTTTCAAAACATCCGAGAACATCTTGCTGATAAATTGAGGATCAAGGCCCAGGAAAGGAGAGCTACACTAAGCTCAGTGTTACAGATGTCTACTTTTGATCACCTGTCTTCAG ataAGCAGAAGAAAAGCAGATCAAATAGTTTGCCAACAAGTCAGAGGCCACAAATGATGTCAAAATCAAACAAGAAGGTGTCGCCACAGCCTGTGTTTCGAACAAAGACGCCAgctccaaaaacacacacaccaaa AACTCCTCCATTCAGCTCAGAAGAAGACTCAGAAGGCGAATCTTTTCGAAAACCTCACAAAGAGCCTAAAGTTATCCTGTCAAACACTCCAGTTCCCAGTAGCATTAAAACAATGGTCAAGTCTGTTGAGAGCGACACTGACTGGACAGAGGAAAGTGAGATTGATCCCAAACGGCTGCAAGGTTATAAAAAAGAAGCCACAGAAACAAACTTACTGA GTACTAATATCCAAGAAATGATTGGAGATATTGAAAAACAACTAGCTAGTCGAGGAGCCAAGAAAAAGCCAGTTGGCGGTGTAGATGCATTACAAGTGCCGAAAAGAAAAGAGGTGATTCAAGAACTGAAG